In Motacilla alba alba isolate MOTALB_02 chromosome 2, Motacilla_alba_V1.0_pri, whole genome shotgun sequence, the DNA window AACAACCACAGCCCTGGAGATTTGCAATGTCATCAGTGATGTCACTATTGGCCCTTagctgctgtggtttgtggGTGCCTTGGGCAGACTGGGACTCTGTTTTGGGCTGCTGCATGTCCGTCAGTCACTGTGTTGCACCCAGGAAtgcagaggaagcagctgaTGTCCTGGGGAGGTCACTGGGGAACAGCTTGGAAGGATGCCAGTGCCTGGGTGCAGTTCCTGATGGATGAAAGAGAGCTCTTCTCTTGGCCGTGTGTCCTGAATGGTCTCACAAGATCTGGTTAACAAGTGGCTGTTCAGGCTGAACCTGTTCCATTTCTATGGTCCACTTGGATTCATCAAATTTTAATCCCAACACATTCTTACATGTAAAGTGAATTCCTCATCCTCATTCAGAAATCCAATAACAAACAAGAAATGGGGCCGGATCCCTTTGTTCCCAGCTTGCTCTGTGGCGTCAATTCCCTTATTCTGCATTCAGACCATCTGGTTTCATTATGATTTACATCCTGTAAATCACAATATTGTGTTCCTGTGAGCAAACCCCAGTAATTGCTACCTGATGGTCAGcgtgctctgctttccctctctgTCATGATGTGGGTGTGCCTTGATGGAATTCCACCATTCCACCTCCTTCTATTGGGGCCGTGTCCTTCTGACCTTGAGGGCAGCTTTTAGGTGTGAGTTATTGGCATGTGAGGGTTGGTGGCATTTGGGAGGGTTTGCTCTGAAAGGTGAGTGTCACGGAGGGCTGAATAAACAACCAGAGCTTTGGGGAGGGGCGGTTGTCATTGGCAAGGTCACCCTGTGGCAGGGGTGTGCTGTGGTTTGTGGGTGTGTTGTGAAGAGGAGCCccattccctcccagccctctccGGCTGCTCTGGGATTTGCATCTGTGCTGGAGGTGTTGCCCCTTCCCTCACATTCCATCCCTCCCCACACTGATCCCACCTAGCCAAGCCCGACACTAGACCTGACCTTTCCTGTTGCCCGTGCTCTGGGGGTCTCTTAGTGCCCCTTGTGGCTTTAAGGTTTTGGTATCCCGGGCCTTTGGGGTCTTTGCTGGGGCTGAGTGCAAAGGGTGAAGCCACTTGTGATTGTCAGAAAGTGGATTTGGAGGTTGCCCAGGGTTGGAGGAGGAGAGCATTGCCTGATCCTCGAGAACCAGACAGGTCCGGGTTGTGTCAGTGGCCTGAGAAGGGTCTGAAGGGCGGGACCCAGAGGCCTGTCCTAAAgtccagagagcagcaaggcCCAGGAGTTGGATCCTTTTGGCCAACACTGAAAACCTGAGTGGTCCTGGACATCGGCTGGAGCTCAGCAAGGGCATCTGCCGAGGGCTGTTTCTTGGGAGGAATGAGGATGTCATCCCAGGTAGGAAGGAATACGTGGGTATCAGTTGGAACAATGGCTTTCTATTCCAAAAATCCTTTGTGGTTGTGGATAAGAAGAAATGGAGCTGGAGGTGTCCCAGTGCCTGTGTGGGAAAAGGAACCCCCAGGATCCAGGAATGATATGGAAAAGTGTTGGGATGAGGCAGCGAGAGGTGGCTGTTGGTGTTTGCTCAGCACTGTTGAGGTCCCGTGTGAGGTGCTGTGGGCACTTCTGGGCTCCCTGGTGAGACAAGCTTAGGGCCACCCAGATACAAACGGGCCTGAAAGATGATTTCCAAATGAGAAATGGAGAGAGACAGAACTCCCGGGGGACAAGGATGGACACGGGTGTGCCATCAGTGTGTGCAAATCTCTGATGGTGGGGGATGAAGACAAGGGAGCCCGCCTGTTCTCAGCAGTGCACACGTGCAGGCCAAGAGAGCAAGAGCACAAGTGAAGAGAGATGATGGTCCATTGCCAAAGTCGGCAAGAATCTCTCATTATGAGGATGATCAGAGATtggaggaggtggtggagttgCTGGCTTGGGAGATCCAAATCTGACCTGTCCATGGTTCTGGAAGTGTTCTCCTGCTGGTCTTGCTTGAGCAGGGCAGTTGAAGCActtgcactgcagagctcttgCCCAAGAGGCTGATGttgtttctctctttgctgGAAGGTTTCAGAGTCCTAGCCAGGAAGAGAGTTTGTCAAGTCTGCCCTGGCATGGAGtgacttttccctttttgtgcCAAGGACAGAATTGTTGTATCAAAGACTTTGGTGTAGCAGTTTGCAAGGTGTGTGACATGTTCTGGAAGGtggctcctgctgtgtttcctgTGCCAGATTAGGTTTTTAGCTGTTTTGTACATGTAAGGAAGATTGTTGCTGCCCTGTTCCAGGTAGCCTCAAGGGCCTGTTGAACCACGAATTAGGTGGGTGAGGATGCGAGACCattggaagagaaaagaaaggaggcGTTGCTGGTTTGAtgcaggaaaattttatttgtgcaaAAGACTGAAAAGTCAGGGGAAAGAAGTGGGAATAAACTGTTGTGAGGTGCGAGTACGGTGACCATCATCAGAggtgctctgcctgcaggagcttTGCCAGAGCCCCGAGCTGGTGGTGTCGAGAGTGGTGCTGAGGGCCCTTAGCAGATGTAGCCGCCCCTTCTGCCATAGCAGCCCAGGCCTCCCAGCCCATAGCCAAATCCACGGCCATAGCCAAGGCCAAAGCCAAGGCCGTAGCCAAAGCCCCCAGAgatgggctgtccctgcacattGAGCTCAGTGCCCACGGCAGCGGAGGAGGTGGATCCGACGGCGGtgttctgggggaaggaggtcatgatgggtcctggcagggtgac includes these proteins:
- the LOC119697267 gene encoding feather beta keratin-like, yielding MACNSLCRPCGPTPLANSCNEPCALQCQDSRVIIDPSPVLVTLPGPIMTSFPQNTAVGSTSSAAVGTELNVQGQPISGGFGYGLGFGLGYGRGFGYGLGGLGCYGRRGGYIC